The Metabacillus sediminilitoris genome window below encodes:
- a CDS encoding NAD(P)-dependent oxidoreductase: MRKTVGFIGLGVMGNSMARHILQAGYPLNVYTRTKEKADELIQLGANWKDSVSKLAIESNIIITMIGYPKDVEEVYFGDEGILQTAKQGTYVIDMTTSQPSLAKKIYEKANEKQIFALDAPVSGGDIGAREARLAIMVGGDKEAFEACLPLFGVIGQNIVYQGEAGAGQHTKMCNQIVIASGMIGVCEAVAYAQKSGLDPTTVLKSISTGAAGSWSLSNLAPRMLADDFEPGFFVKHFIKDMGIALEEASHMNLQTPGLELAHKLYEQLAETGEENSGTQALVKLWKTN, translated from the coding sequence ATGAGAAAGACAGTTGGATTTATTGGTCTTGGGGTTATGGGAAATAGTATGGCAAGGCACATTCTTCAAGCTGGATATCCTTTAAATGTCTATACAAGAACAAAGGAAAAAGCAGATGAGCTGATTCAATTGGGAGCAAACTGGAAGGATTCAGTCAGTAAACTTGCGATAGAAAGTAACATCATTATTACAATGATTGGCTATCCAAAAGATGTTGAAGAAGTATATTTTGGTGATGAAGGAATCTTACAGACAGCAAAGCAAGGTACATATGTCATCGACATGACAACATCACAACCATCATTAGCAAAGAAAATTTATGAAAAAGCAAATGAAAAACAAATTTTCGCTTTAGATGCACCAGTTTCAGGCGGAGATATTGGGGCTCGTGAAGCACGGCTTGCAATAATGGTTGGTGGAGATAAAGAGGCATTTGAAGCATGCTTACCACTTTTTGGAGTTATAGGTCAAAACATCGTGTATCAAGGGGAAGCCGGGGCAGGCCAGCATACAAAAATGTGTAATCAAATTGTCATTGCTTCTGGTATGATTGGTGTTTGTGAAGCAGTGGCATATGCTCAGAAGTCCGGTTTAGATCCAACGACAGTATTAAAAAGTATTTCAACAGGTGCGGCTGGCAGTTGGTCATTAAGCAACTTAGCTCCCCGTATGCTTGCTGATGATTTTGAACCAGGTTTTTTTGTAAAACATTTTATTAAAGATATGGGAATCGCTTTAGAGGAAGCAAGCCATATGAATTTGCAGACACCAGGATTGGAGCTTGCACATAAGTTGTATGAACAGCTAGCTGAAACAGGTGAAGAAAACAGCGGCACACAAGCTTTAGTTAAGTTATGGAAAACAAACTAA
- a CDS encoding SDR family oxidoreductase, producing the protein MNSSFKGKNALVIASSQGLGKAIAKNLAQQGVNVMISSREAGKLQDVKTELEQTSVGKIAYKACNIKDKNEIKSLVKATISEFGSIDLLVNNAGGPPAGTFEEMTDDDWQHAFELNLLSYIRVIREVLPHMKKNGGKIVNIASSSVKEPIPGLILSNTFRVGIVGLTKTLASEFAAYNILINTVAPGRIATDRLQYLDSFIAEKQGISKEEIQELRKKDIPLGRYGKPEEFANYVSFLLSDANSYMTGQTFLIDGGLVKSI; encoded by the coding sequence GTGAATTCAAGTTTTAAAGGGAAAAATGCATTAGTTATCGCATCTAGCCAAGGGTTAGGAAAAGCAATAGCTAAAAACCTTGCCCAACAGGGTGTAAATGTGATGATCTCTAGCCGTGAAGCTGGGAAATTGCAAGATGTAAAAACTGAACTTGAACAAACTAGCGTTGGAAAAATCGCCTATAAAGCCTGTAATATTAAAGATAAAAATGAAATTAAATCACTTGTCAAAGCGACAATTAGTGAATTTGGGTCAATTGATTTACTTGTTAATAATGCTGGTGGGCCTCCTGCAGGAACATTTGAAGAAATGACAGATGATGATTGGCAGCATGCTTTTGAGTTGAATTTGTTAAGTTATATTAGAGTCATCAGAGAAGTATTACCACATATGAAAAAAAACGGAGGGAAGATTGTAAATATTGCTTCTTCTTCTGTAAAGGAGCCAATTCCAGGGCTTATCTTATCAAATACGTTTCGAGTTGGCATAGTCGGTTTAACGAAAACACTTGCGAGCGAATTTGCAGCATATAATATTCTTATTAATACGGTCGCACCTGGTCGAATCGCTACCGATCGATTGCAATATTTAGATTCTTTTATTGCAGAAAAACAAGGTATCTCAAAAGAAGAAATTCAAGAATTAAGGAAAAAGGACATTCCATTAGGACGATATGGAAAACCGGAAGAGTTTGCAAACTATGTGAGCTTTCTATTATCAGATGCTAACAGCTATATGACTGGTCAAACCTTTTTAATCGATGGAGGCTTGGTGAAATCGATATAA
- a CDS encoding GNAT family N-acetyltransferase has translation MYRKELYLFNNGIPIKTIFRQYTERDFDQLIAIQKESFPPPFPSKLWWNTEQLQNHVSLFPEGAICAEIEGKIVGSMTSLIIDYHPNDSKHSWEEATDDGYIRSHLPTGNSLYVVDICVAPAYRKLGVGKWLMQSMYEIVVSLNLDRLIGGGRIPGYHKVSNSLSVDDYVQNVLSGKLKDPVMSFLLHCGRTPVCPVENYLEDEESCHYGILMEWKNPFKQKNECLR, from the coding sequence ATGTATCGAAAGGAACTCTATTTATTTAATAATGGTATTCCTATAAAAACAATTTTCCGGCAGTATACAGAAAGAGATTTTGACCAATTAATAGCGATTCAGAAAGAGAGCTTTCCACCACCGTTTCCATCTAAGCTCTGGTGGAATACAGAGCAACTGCAAAATCATGTGAGTTTATTTCCTGAAGGAGCTATTTGTGCAGAAATAGAGGGTAAGATTGTTGGCTCCATGACAAGCTTAATCATAGATTATCATCCAAATGATTCAAAACATTCATGGGAAGAAGCAACAGATGATGGGTATATTCGAAGTCATCTACCAACTGGCAACTCCCTCTATGTCGTTGATATTTGTGTTGCACCTGCATATAGAAAGCTAGGCGTCGGAAAATGGTTAATGCAATCTATGTATGAGATCGTTGTATCTTTAAATTTAGATCGTTTAATAGGTGGCGGTAGAATTCCAGGCTATCATAAAGTGAGTAACAGTCTATCTGTTGATGATTATGTTCAAAATGTTTTAAGCGGCAAATTAAAAGATCCAGTTATGTCATTTTTATTACATTGTGGAAGGACCCCTGTTTGTCCTGTTGAGAATTACCTTGAAGATGAGGAGTCATGTCATTATGGCATATTGATGGAGTGGAAGAATCCTTTTAAGCAGAAAAATGAATGTTTACGTTAA
- the ptsP gene encoding phosphoenolpyruvate--protein phosphotransferase, giving the protein MSNILKGIGASAGIAIAKAYRLEEPELKIEKKEITDKEAEKQRFQQAIEQSKSELETIKEHANRELGADKAEIFAAHLLVLSDPELLNPVIDKVSSEGVNAEFAMKETADMFVSMFEAMDNEYMKERAADIRDVTKRVIAHLLGVQIPNPSLISEEVIIIAEDLTPSDTAQLNRQYVKGFTTDIGGRTSHSAIMARSMEIPAVVGTKTATAGIENGVMVIVDGLDGDVIIDPSSDVIAQYEEKKAKFEAQKAEWAKLVNEPTVSKDGVHVELAANIGTPADVKGVLENGGEAVGLYRTEFLYMGRDQLPTEDEQFDAYKTVLERMEGKPVVVRTLDIGGDKELPYLNLPKEMNPFLGFRAIRLCLEEQDIFRTQLRALLRASSYGNLKIMFPMIATVSEFREAKAILLEEKEKLVANGVQVSDSIEIGIMVEIPSTAVMADLFAKEVDFFSIGTNDLIQYTMAADRMNERVSYLYQPYSPAILRLVSMVIEAAHKEGKWAGMCGEMAGDPIAIPLLLGLGLDEFSMSATSILPARTQIKALSKEQAQSVKETVLNMSTTEEVVAFVKETFQV; this is encoded by the coding sequence ATGAGTAATATCCTAAAAGGGATAGGAGCTTCAGCGGGTATAGCAATTGCAAAAGCGTACCGTTTAGAGGAACCTGAACTTAAGATCGAAAAAAAAGAAATAACAGACAAAGAAGCTGAAAAACAACGCTTCCAACAAGCGATCGAACAATCTAAATCTGAGCTTGAAACAATTAAAGAGCATGCAAATCGTGAATTAGGTGCAGATAAAGCAGAAATTTTCGCGGCACATTTACTCGTATTAAGTGATCCGGAGCTACTTAATCCAGTCATTGATAAAGTAAGCAGTGAAGGTGTTAATGCTGAGTTTGCTATGAAGGAAACAGCAGACATGTTTGTTTCCATGTTTGAAGCAATGGACAACGAATACATGAAAGAACGTGCAGCTGATATCCGTGATGTAACGAAACGTGTTATCGCACACTTACTAGGCGTTCAAATTCCAAATCCAAGCTTAATTTCAGAAGAAGTTATCATTATCGCAGAAGATTTAACACCTTCTGATACGGCACAACTAAATCGTCAATATGTTAAAGGTTTTACAACAGATATTGGCGGTCGTACATCTCATTCCGCAATCATGGCCCGCTCAATGGAAATACCTGCTGTTGTTGGAACGAAAACAGCAACAGCTGGTATTGAAAATGGCGTAATGGTCATTGTAGATGGACTTGATGGCGATGTGATCATTGATCCATCATCAGACGTTATTGCACAGTACGAAGAGAAAAAAGCGAAATTTGAAGCACAAAAAGCAGAGTGGGCAAAGCTTGTTAACGAGCCAACTGTTTCGAAAGATGGCGTGCATGTTGAGCTTGCTGCTAACATCGGTACACCTGCTGATGTAAAAGGTGTATTAGAAAATGGAGGAGAAGCTGTCGGTCTTTACCGTACAGAATTCCTTTACATGGGAAGAGATCAACTTCCTACAGAAGATGAACAATTCGATGCTTATAAAACTGTTCTTGAAAGAATGGAAGGTAAACCAGTTGTCGTTCGTACATTAGACATTGGTGGAGATAAGGAACTTCCTTATTTGAATCTACCAAAAGAAATGAACCCATTCCTTGGATTCAGAGCCATTCGCCTATGTCTAGAAGAACAAGATATTTTCCGTACTCAATTACGTGCGCTATTACGTGCAAGCAGCTATGGTAACTTAAAAATTATGTTCCCAATGATTGCAACTGTTTCTGAATTTAGAGAAGCGAAAGCGATTCTTTTAGAAGAAAAAGAAAAGCTTGTTGCAAACGGAGTCCAAGTGTCAGATTCAATCGAAATTGGCATTATGGTTGAAATTCCCTCAACAGCTGTCATGGCAGATCTTTTTGCAAAAGAAGTAGACTTCTTTAGTATCGGAACAAATGACTTGATCCAATACACAATGGCTGCAGACCGTATGAATGAGCGAGTATCTTACTTGTATCAACCATATAGCCCAGCAATTTTACGTCTTGTTTCAATGGTCATTGAAGCAGCGCATAAAGAAGGAAAATGGGCAGGTATGTGCGGAGAAATGGCAGGAGATCCAATCGCAATCCCATTACTACTTGGATTAGGACTTGATGAATTCTCAATGAGTGCAACATCAATCCTACCTGCACGTACACAAATTAAAGCTCTTTCTAAAGAACAAGCACAAAGCGTAAAAGAAACAGTTTTAAACATGAGCACAACCGAAGAAGTTGTAGCATTTGTTAAAGAAACTTTTCAAGTTTAA
- a CDS encoding phosphocarrier protein HPr — translation MAEKTFTVTAETGIHARPATVLVQTASKFDADVNLEYNGKTVNLKSIMGVMSLGIPQGSQIKVSASGSDADDAVAAIAETLKNEGLGE, via the coding sequence ATGGCAGAAAAAACATTTACAGTAACAGCAGAAACAGGAATTCACGCACGTCCAGCAACAGTATTAGTTCAAACAGCTAGCAAATTTGACGCAGATGTAAACTTAGAATATAACGGCAAAACTGTTAACCTAAAATCAATCATGGGTGTTATGTCTTTAGGAATTCCACAAGGTTCTCAAATTAAAGTTAGTGCTTCTGGATCTGATGCAGATGATGCAGTAGCAGCTATTGCCGAAACATTGAAAAATGAGGGGTTAGGCGAATAA
- the ptsG gene encoding glucose-specific PTS transporter subunit IIBC encodes MFKNAFGVLQKIGRALMLPVALLPAAGLLLALGNALQNETLTNLAPFLTSDWVVLIASVMENAGNIVFANLPVLFAVGVAIGLSNGDGVAGIAALIGYLIMNITMSSILKGLGVMPTDAAALTDFLQANSAAYGNVLGIPTLQTGVFGGIIVGVLASYMYNKFFTIELPQYLGFFAGKRFVPIATAASAVVLGIIMYFVWPPVQTGLNAFSTNLLDANRTIAAFIFGVIERSLIPFGLHHIFYSPFWFEFGSYVNEAGDTIRGDQAIFFNQIKDGVQDLTAGTFMTGKFPFMMFGLPAAALAIYHEAKPENKKVVAGLMGSAALTSFLTGITEPLEFSFLFVAPVLFGIHAIFAGLSFMTMHLLDVKIGMTFSGGLIDFLLFGVLNSQTNWWLVIPVGLVFAVIYYFGFRFAIRKWNLATPGRETAEVETSDEGTATTAGELPVQILESLGGQENIKHLDACITRLRVTVNDAKEVDKNRLKKLGASGVLEVGNNIQAIFGPKSDNLKTQIQDVMAGKKPRTTKTHSQTQEVQEQVEDVVADGLKNPVADETFVSPLTGELKEITEVPDQVFSGKMMGDGFAILPTNGTVVSPVNGKILNVFPTKHAIGLQSDGGKEILIHFGIDTVNLKGEGFKAFVQEGDIVEQGQKLLEVDIEYVKQHAPSVMTPIVFTNLKEGQKIKIRSKGNVTAKAENIISIED; translated from the coding sequence ATGTTTAAAAATGCATTCGGCGTCCTTCAGAAAATTGGACGTGCACTTATGCTACCGGTCGCTTTACTACCGGCAGCAGGGCTTTTATTAGCATTAGGAAATGCTTTGCAGAACGAAACCCTTACGAATCTCGCTCCGTTTTTAACAAGTGATTGGGTTGTATTAATCGCAAGTGTAATGGAGAATGCCGGGAATATCGTATTTGCAAACCTGCCTGTTTTATTCGCAGTTGGGGTGGCCATTGGATTATCAAATGGTGATGGTGTTGCAGGAATTGCAGCATTAATCGGATATTTGATTATGAATATTACGATGAGTAGTATTTTAAAAGGCTTAGGAGTTATGCCGACAGATGCAGCTGCACTGACTGATTTCCTACAAGCTAATAGTGCCGCATATGGGAATGTTCTTGGAATTCCGACATTGCAAACTGGCGTATTCGGTGGAATAATCGTTGGTGTTCTAGCTTCTTATATGTATAATAAGTTCTTTACAATTGAATTGCCTCAGTACTTAGGATTCTTTGCAGGAAAACGATTTGTTCCAATCGCAACTGCAGCTTCCGCTGTTGTGCTTGGGATTATCATGTACTTTGTTTGGCCGCCAGTTCAAACTGGTCTTAATGCATTTTCAACAAACTTGTTAGATGCAAATAGAACTATCGCAGCATTTATTTTTGGTGTCATTGAACGCTCACTTATTCCGTTTGGGTTGCATCATATTTTCTATTCACCATTCTGGTTTGAATTTGGATCGTATGTAAACGAAGCAGGTGATACAATCCGCGGTGACCAAGCGATTTTCTTTAATCAGATAAAAGATGGTGTTCAAGATTTAACTGCTGGTACATTCATGACAGGTAAATTCCCGTTTATGATGTTTGGTTTACCAGCTGCAGCTTTAGCAATTTATCATGAAGCAAAACCAGAAAATAAAAAAGTAGTTGCAGGTTTAATGGGTTCTGCAGCATTGACATCTTTCTTAACAGGGATTACAGAACCGCTTGAATTCTCCTTCTTATTTGTTGCACCAGTCCTATTCGGAATTCATGCGATTTTTGCAGGTTTATCATTTATGACAATGCACTTACTTGATGTAAAAATTGGTATGACTTTCTCTGGTGGATTAATTGACTTCTTATTATTTGGAGTTTTAAACTCTCAAACAAATTGGTGGTTAGTTATCCCAGTTGGGCTAGTATTCGCTGTTATCTACTATTTCGGTTTCCGTTTTGCAATCCGTAAATGGAATCTTGCAACACCAGGTCGTGAAACAGCAGAAGTTGAAACAAGTGATGAAGGAACAGCTACAACAGCTGGAGAATTACCTGTTCAAATCTTAGAATCACTTGGTGGTCAAGAAAATATTAAGCATCTTGATGCATGTATTACTCGTTTACGTGTAACAGTAAATGATGCAAAAGAAGTTGATAAAAATCGCTTGAAAAAACTTGGAGCTTCTGGAGTTTTAGAAGTAGGGAACAACATACAAGCCATTTTTGGTCCTAAATCAGATAACTTGAAAACTCAAATTCAAGATGTGATGGCAGGGAAAAAACCAAGAACAACAAAGACACATTCACAAACTCAAGAAGTACAAGAACAAGTGGAAGATGTTGTAGCAGATGGTTTGAAAAATCCTGTTGCTGACGAAACATTTGTATCACCATTAACAGGTGAATTGAAAGAAATAACTGAAGTTCCTGACCAAGTATTTTCAGGAAAAATGATGGGTGACGGATTTGCTATCTTACCTACAAACGGTACTGTTGTTTCACCAGTTAACGGTAAAATCTTAAACGTATTCCCAACAAAACATGCTATTGGACTTCAATCTGATGGCGGAAAAGAAATATTAATTCATTTTGGTATTGATACAGTAAACCTAAAAGGTGAAGGCTTTAAGGCATTTGTACAAGAAGGTGACATTGTAGAGCAAGGCCAAAAACTACTTGAAGTTGATATTGAATATGTGAAACAACATGCACCTTCAGTTATGACACCTATTGTTTTCACGAATTTAAAAGAAGGTCAAAAGATCAAGATTCGATCAAAAGGCAATGTAACAGCAAAAGCTGAAAACATTATTTCGATTGAAGATTAA
- the glcT gene encoding glucose PTS transporter transcription antiterminator GlcT → MKGSFTLLKTLNNNVLIAQHQSFGEVVLIGKGIGFGKKAGDIIQENGFEKMFVLTNQKEQEQYKKLLTDIDEHMLNVIQDSIQYISERVEKPLNEHIHIALTDHITFALKRLQQGMDLKNPFLIETKSLYPLEFELATDVVDKLNKSLNVHLPEGEVGFIALHIHSSISNKPLSEVNQYSQLISKLTELIEESLNIKIDRESVNYLRLIRHLRYTIERVNTGESVAEPEKLSFLLKNEYPICYNTAWKMIKVMQQTLKKSVYEAEAVYLTMHLYRLTNK, encoded by the coding sequence GTGAAGGGGTCCTTTACATTACTAAAAACACTAAATAATAACGTTTTAATTGCGCAACATCAATCATTTGGAGAGGTTGTTTTAATTGGAAAAGGGATCGGCTTTGGAAAAAAAGCTGGTGATATTATTCAAGAGAATGGCTTTGAAAAAATGTTTGTCTTAACTAATCAAAAGGAGCAAGAACAATATAAAAAGCTATTAACCGATATTGATGAACATATGCTAAATGTCATTCAGGATAGCATTCAGTATATATCAGAACGAGTTGAGAAGCCGTTAAACGAACATATTCACATCGCATTAACGGATCACATTACATTTGCATTAAAGCGTTTGCAACAAGGGATGGACTTAAAAAATCCATTTTTAATTGAAACAAAATCACTTTATCCTTTAGAATTTGAGTTGGCGACTGATGTGGTGGATAAACTCAATAAAAGTCTTAATGTCCATTTGCCCGAAGGTGAGGTTGGCTTTATTGCATTGCACATTCATAGTTCTATTTCTAATAAGCCACTTTCAGAGGTTAACCAATATTCACAACTAATCAGTAAGTTAACTGAACTAATTGAAGAATCTTTAAACATAAAGATCGATAGGGAAAGTGTAAATTATTTACGGTTAATTAGACATCTACGCTATACGATTGAAAGGGTTAACACAGGAGAATCAGTAGCTGAACCAGAAAAATTATCTTTTTTGTTGAAAAATGAATACCCTATATGCTACAATACAGCTTGGAAAATGATAAAAGTAATGCAGCAGACACTAAAAAAATCTGTGTATGAAGCAGAGGCTGTTTATTTAACAATGCACTTATACCGTTTAACAAATAAATAA